One window of Papaver somniferum cultivar HN1 chromosome 9, ASM357369v1, whole genome shotgun sequence genomic DNA carries:
- the LOC113309255 gene encoding uncharacterized protein LOC113309255 — translation MNLLKDLALKCLGWDARKSQCEFICAVKSPKRGDEFNPKEANGTLKKKVKKFKLVKLKATFGGTKKMVEKGKLVMDRETLKHHVTAYWLYMLGTVIFPDTSGNKVDAHYLQLLEHLDDMNKYSWATGVLAFVLQEMSKGSRIKCGGYLTLVQVWIYDHFPKLRLDSARDSYPYNQPTTGKWLFLDAQKKSKEERLTSLREKLDKLTVNDVVFHPDAVPDDVSVDEDDLNAFSIVTPYYGPIWHPNGYAIYNPRRMLRQLCCVQMDLDVENENFTLQVQGTKNTEKYFEPNHEPTPVVAHWNALTNYHIPRGDLVPCEEDVNACEEDYMEFYEEISHPFVINNEQQAKADAAKAK, via the exons ATGAATCTCTTGAAAGATTTGGCTCTAAAATGTCTAGGATGGGATGCAAGAAAGTCTCAATGTGAGTTTATATGTGCTGTGAAGTCCCCTAAACGTGGTGATGAATTTAATCCAAAAGAGGCAAATGGaacattgaagaagaaggtcaagaAATTCAAGTTGGTAAAGTTGAAGGCAACATTTGGAGGGACAAAAAAGATGGTGGAGAAAGGAAAGCTGGTGATGGACAGGGAGACCCTTAAGCATCATGTCACCGCTTATTGGTTATATATGCTAGGAACTGTCATTTTCCCCGACACTTCTGGAAATAAGGTGGATGCACATTATCTACAGCTTTTGGAGCATCTTGATGACATGAACAAATACTCTTGGGCCACTGGTGTGCTTGCTTTTGTTTTACAAGAGATGAGCAAAGGGTCGAGGATTAAGTGTGGAGGTTACTTAACTCTTGTTCAG GTTTGGatttacgaccacttccctaaattGAGATTGGATAGTGCAAGAGACTCTTATCCCTATAACCAACCTACAACAGGAAAATGGTTGTTTTTGGATGCACAAAAAAAGTCTAAAGAAGAGCGGTTGACTTCGTTGAGGGAGAAATTGGATAAGCTTACGGTGAATGATGTGGTATTTCACCCAGACGCCGTACCCGATGATGTCTCTGTAGATGAAGACGACTTGAATGCTTTCTCTATCGTCACGCCTTACTATGGACCAATTTGGCATCCTAACGGCTACGCGATATATAATCCAAGGAGAATGCTAAGACAACTTTGTTGCGTCCAAATGGATCTCGACGTGGAGAATGAAAATTTCACTTTGCAGGTTCAAGGAACAAAGAACACTGAGAAgtattttgagccaaatcatgaacCAACTCCTGTGGTAGCACATTGGAATGCACTTACTAACTACCACATACCAAGAGGTGATTTGGTACCTTGTGAGGAAGATGTAAATGcatgtgaggaagattatatggagttttatGAAGAAATTAGTCATCCTTTTGTGATAAATAACGAACAACAAGCTAAGGCTGATGCGGCAAAGGCAAAGTAG
- the LOC113313311 gene encoding SNF1-related protein kinase regulatory subunit beta-1-like produces the protein MGNANGREEGENGGDDPSAISDGVGGIEAGFPPNLDRPVRVTSYDSMGNSPPESPGRSRSPLMFAPQVPVAPLQRGDAPSALNQMWMNESHGALDLPPEQGIPTLITWSYGGQDVAVEGSWDNWTSRKKLQRSGKDHSILLVLPSGIYQYKFIVDGEWRYIPDLPCVADEMGRIHNLLDVDDYVPENLESVVEFEAPPSPDNSYGQTFPVDEDFAKEPVAVPSQLHLTVLGMQNSAEASTRPQHVVLNHLFIEKGWASQSLVALGLTHRFQAKYVTVVLYKPLRR, from the exons atgggtAATGCTAATggaagagaagaaggagaaaatggAGGCGATGATCCATCTGCAATATCTGATGGCGTTGGTGGTATTGAGGCTGGTTTTCCACCAAATCTTGATCGTCCAGTTCGTGTAACCTCTTATGATTCAATGGGAAATTCTCCTCCTGAAAGTCCTGGACGCTCTAGATCTCCTCTCATGTTTGCTCCTCAG GTTCCTGTAGCTCCTTTACAGAGGGGTGATGCACCTTCAGCCTTAAACCAGATGTGGATGAATGAATCTCATGGTGCTCTAGACCTACCTCCAGAGCAAGGAATTCCCACATTGATTACTTGGAGCTATGGTGGTCAAGATGTTGCAGTGGAAGGATCTTGGGACAACTGGACATCAAG GAAGAAGCTTCAGAGGTCAGGCAAGGATCATTCGATTCTATTGGTCCTTCCATCAGGTATATACCAGTACAAGTTCATAGTGGATGGTGAGTGGAGGTATATCCCTGATCTTCCTTGCGTAGCTGATGAGATGGGCCGAATTCATAATCTTCTTGATGTGGAT GATTATGTGCCTGAAAACCTAGAAAGCGTTGTGGAATTCGAGGCACCACCATCACCAGACAACAGTTACGGTCAGACATTTCCAGTTGATGAAGACTTTGCGAAAGAGCCCGTGGCTGTCCCTTCTCAGTTGCATCTCACAGTGCTTGGTATGCAGAACTCTGCTGAAGCATCAACGAGGCCTCAACATGTTGTTCTCAACCACCTTTTCATAGAGAAAGGATGGGCATCTCAGTCTTTGGTTGCTCTTGGACTAACACACAGGTTTCAGGCGAAGTATGTAACTGTAGTCCTCTATAAGCCTCTCAGGAGGTAG